A single Coregonus clupeaformis isolate EN_2021a chromosome 39, ASM2061545v1, whole genome shotgun sequence DNA region contains:
- the LOC123482836 gene encoding zinc finger BED domain-containing protein 4-like, with translation MNCVAHMVQRSVTVSLADSGFVNALAKARKVVGHFKHSPANAAELQAQQVSLGKKQEPLIQDVPTRWNSTLEMVKRVSRNKEAVIAALDNQEHKLVLPTAAEWDKLQRLETLLEPCRYVTELLGGEAYVSCSVVLPSLCHLRLKMEACDEDPAYVVRFKTKFKEDLASRQEQLNNAWLQIATVLDPRFKDLKCLPKTDREEVWTTLEGMLQQESPRRSSQTHDDGPPRKKISLLQMGSDSESEDEEVQPAIQRYRAEPTIKLEDCPLRWWASHSGAHEKLASLAHKYLATPATTVPCERLFSVAGHIVNKKRSALLSENVNKLVCLSNWLKDDEAQ, from the exons ATGAACTGTGTCGCTCACATGGTGCAGAGAAGTGTCACAGTGAGTCTTGCTGACAGCGGCTTTGTAAATGCTTTGGCCAAGGCTCGCAAAGTTGTCGGTCATTTTAAGCACAGCCCAGCAAATGCTGCGGAGCTTCAAGCACAACAAGTCAGCCTGGGAAAGAAGCAAGAGCCATTGATCCAGGATGTTCCAACACGTTGGAATTCGACGCTGGAAATGGTCAAGCGCGTGAGCAGAAATAAAGAGGCTGTCATCGCAGCCCTGGACAATCAGGAGCACAAACTCGTTTTGCCGACCGCAGCAGAGTGGGATAAACTGCAGAGGCTGGAGACACTTCTAGAGCCATGCAG gtATGTAACTGAGCTCCTGGGTGGAGAGGCCTATGTCTCCTGTTCTGTGGTACTACCTTCTCTCTGCCACTTGCGTCTCAAGATGGAAGCCTGTGATGAGGACCCTGCATATGTGGTGAGATTCAAGACCAAGTTCAAGGAGGACCTAGCATcccgtcaagaacagctcaacaaTGCATGGCTCCAGATTGCTACAGTTTTGGATCCTCGTTTCAAAGACTTGAAATGCCTGcccaagacagacagggaagaggtgtGGACCACACTTGAAGGGATGCTGCAACAAGAATCACCCAGAAGGTCTTCACAGACACATGATGATGGGCCACCCAGGAAGAAAATCAGCCTTCTGCAAATGGGCTCAGATTCAGAATCAGAAGATGAAGAGGTCCAACCTGCCATACAGAGGTACAGAGCAGAGCCCACCATTAAATTGGAGGACTGCCCCTTGAGGTGGTGGGCATCTCATTCAGGAGCCCATGAGAAGCTGGCCTCACTAGCTCACAAATATCTAGCCACTCCTGCAACCACTGTTCCCTGTGAACGACTTTTCTCAGTTGCAGGTCACATTGTGAACAAGAAAAGGTCAGCtttactttcagaaaatgtgaacaagttagtttgcctcagcaactggctgaaagatgatgaagctcagtag